Proteins encoded in a region of the Geobacillus genomosp. 3 genome:
- a CDS encoding helix-turn-helix domain-containing protein gives MSEKASAQRWNAGDKETDLHMKILLESFRTITSTLELDEVLNKIMLCAFTMFRSTDAGYIQLFDEQSEKLIVRAYVGFNDRIRSFRVSIGESIVGKVFRDGCVRMLRTTKEIYDQMADLSEENFHILHSAIESKKTVQSLLSVPITYGEKRIGVMTLHRFEKEEQPGERDLLLLQSFASHVAIAIHNAQLHEEVQKNLDEVTCLLNKLESTNKLLQKRMDIHNHLTKISIENKGLDSIIMEMNSLMGKTVVFADYLEGKCYPSDSLSIEKVMADLFVLFKTRTKPAYARISDFESFHYIYPIRSASAFLGCLIVEGDAPLSIEERLVLEQGAPILTMEVMKNLSRSDVLYRKTYEKYHEFLKIKNPIQAEAAIRELGMSIKKFIQTVVIELYGNSDPYALANDARSFVTRMQKVLPPENRLVMSYNNKIVLFSTTSNEHDQSKWIDLVKKMVDDWNKRFTVAVRAGVSTGIYYHGYAEENHNKAEKALLYLKKQNKKGVFHFHEMGIGRLFLHHHPSEMESFLSETLSLLWTDQETYQELLHTLISYVQSGRSMSATAKKLHIHPNTLYHRIKKIEGLLGLDFDNYEDYLSVQLAVYLYSRFYHIADE, from the coding sequence ATGAGCGAAAAAGCTTCGGCTCAACGTTGGAATGCGGGGGATAAAGAGACAGACCTTCATATGAAAATTCTTCTGGAAAGCTTTCGGACGATCACCTCGACTCTGGAATTGGATGAAGTGCTGAACAAAATCATGCTTTGCGCTTTTACCATGTTCCGGTCGACAGATGCCGGGTATATCCAGCTATTTGATGAGCAGTCCGAGAAACTCATTGTGAGAGCTTACGTCGGGTTCAACGATCGCATTCGGTCATTTCGTGTCAGCATTGGCGAATCCATTGTCGGAAAAGTGTTTCGTGACGGGTGTGTGCGAATGTTGAGGACCACAAAAGAAATATACGACCAGATGGCGGATTTAAGCGAAGAAAACTTCCATATTTTACATTCTGCCATCGAATCAAAAAAAACGGTTCAGTCCCTTTTATCCGTTCCCATTACGTACGGCGAAAAACGAATCGGTGTAATGACGCTTCACCGTTTTGAGAAGGAAGAGCAGCCGGGTGAAAGGGATCTTCTTCTTCTGCAAAGCTTTGCCTCACATGTGGCCATAGCGATTCATAATGCTCAGCTTCACGAGGAGGTTCAAAAAAATTTAGATGAGGTCACTTGTTTGTTAAATAAATTGGAGTCGACAAACAAATTGTTGCAAAAAAGGATGGACATCCATAACCATTTGACAAAAATATCAATCGAAAATAAAGGATTGGATTCCATCATTATGGAAATGAACTCGTTGATGGGAAAAACGGTTGTGTTCGCGGATTATCTCGAGGGAAAATGTTATCCTTCCGACAGTCTATCGATTGAAAAAGTCATGGCAGACCTTTTTGTTCTTTTTAAAACGAGAACTAAACCTGCCTATGCGCGCATTTCAGATTTTGAATCGTTCCATTATATATATCCAATAAGGTCAGCATCGGCTTTTTTAGGATGTTTGATCGTTGAAGGAGATGCCCCTTTATCCATAGAGGAGCGTCTAGTGTTGGAACAAGGTGCCCCTATTTTGACTATGGAAGTGATGAAGAACTTATCGAGAAGCGATGTGTTGTATAGAAAAACTTATGAAAAATATCATGAATTCCTCAAAATAAAAAATCCTATTCAGGCGGAAGCGGCAATTCGGGAGCTAGGAATGAGCATAAAAAAGTTTATTCAGACAGTCGTCATCGAGCTTTACGGGAATTCAGATCCGTATGCCCTTGCCAATGATGCCCGCTCCTTCGTCACTCGTATGCAGAAGGTGCTGCCTCCCGAAAATAGGTTGGTCATGTCTTACAATAACAAAATTGTCCTGTTCTCTACGACTAGCAATGAACATGACCAGTCCAAATGGATCGATTTAGTGAAAAAAATGGTTGATGATTGGAACAAAAGATTTACAGTAGCCGTTCGAGCTGGAGTCAGCACAGGCATTTACTACCATGGGTATGCGGAAGAAAACCATAACAAAGCGGAAAAAGCGTTGCTCTATTTAAAAAAGCAAAATAAGAAAGGTGTTTTTCATTTTCATGAAATGGGGATTGGACGTCTCTTTTTACATCATCACCCGAGTGAAATGGAATCCTTTCTGTCCGAAACGCTCTCTCTCTTGTGGACAGATCAAGAGACATACCAAGAGCTTTTGCATACTCTTATCAGCTATGTCCAAAGTGGCCGTTCGATGTCGGCCACAGCGAAAAAGCTTCATATTCATCCGAATACGTTATATCATCGCATCAAAAAAATTGAGGGGTTATTGGGACTGGATTTTGATAATTATGAAGATTATTTGAGTGTTCAGCTTGCTGTTTACTTATACAGCCGTTTTTATCACATAGCGGATGAGTGA
- a CDS encoding ArsR/SmtB family transcription factor, translated as MGRGDICDVYCYDEEKVARVQRRLHDEHIAAIVPFFKALADENRAKIVYALCEEGELCVCDLANVIGATVAATSHHLRLLYKQGIVKYRKDGKLAFYSLDDDHIRELLLVALAHQKEGDRRAE; from the coding sequence ATGGGACGTGGTGATATTTGCGACGTTTACTGTTATGACGAAGAGAAGGTCGCACGGGTTCAACGGAGGCTACATGATGAACACATTGCCGCGATTGTGCCGTTTTTCAAGGCGCTTGCCGATGAAAACCGGGCGAAAATTGTATACGCCCTTTGCGAAGAAGGGGAGCTGTGCGTCTGCGATTTAGCGAACGTCATCGGTGCAACGGTGGCAGCGACGTCGCATCATTTGCGCCTCCTGTACAAACAAGGAATCGTGAAATATCGGAAAGACGGAAAATTGGCCTTTTACTCGCTCGATGACGATCATATTCGCGAGCTGTTGCTTGTCGCGCTCGCCCATCAGAAAGAGGGAGATCGCCGTGCGGAGTGA
- a CDS encoding heavy metal translocating P-type ATPase — MRSEQALDQWEAKTYRVQGLTCPNCAATFERNVKSLPGVKEAKVNFGAAKLTVWGEATIDELEQAGAFEQLTIREERERTVRPEPFWKRKENRNVYVAAALLAIGWTASAAGSGRLAVAAYVAAIVIGGYSLFRAGFRNLIRWQFDMNTLMTIAVLGAAAIGEWQEGAVVVILFAISEALERYSMENARWSIASLMEMAPDEATIRRGAEEVTVPVEDVRVGDVMIVKPGGKIAMDGIVISGASTVNEAAITGESLPVEKAPGAAVFAGTLNGEGFLEVEVTKRADETTVAKMIDLVEEAQAERAPSQAFVDRFARYYTPFIIAVALLIAVVPPLVMDGAWLDWVYRGLAVLVIGCPCALVISTPVAIVTAIGNAARRGVLIKGGAHLEQIGRLRAVALDKTGTLTKGKPAVTDVIVYEGTREQLLAIAAAIEKRSQHPLASAIVRRAEEEGTPFLDVPVGEFQSLTGQGVKAVVGSETYYIGSPALLTGLIGELPGEAEQQIAVFRSEGKTVMAVGTANRLLGLVAAADPLRPSAPDTIAALRRLGVAEIAMVTGDHRQTAQAIGRQAGVSDVRAGLLPEEKLAAIRELKQRCGITAMVGDGVNDAPALAAADVGVAMGGAGTDTALETADVVLMADDLRQLPYTIHLGRRTLAIVKQNIAIALGFKVLALVAAVPGWLTLWLAVFADMGATLLVTLNSMRLLRVKG, encoded by the coding sequence GTGCGGAGTGAACAGGCGCTGGATCAATGGGAAGCGAAAACGTACCGGGTGCAAGGATTGACGTGTCCAAACTGCGCGGCCACGTTTGAGCGAAACGTGAAGTCCTTGCCCGGCGTGAAAGAGGCGAAAGTGAATTTTGGTGCCGCCAAGCTCACCGTTTGGGGCGAGGCGACGATCGATGAGCTTGAACAAGCGGGAGCGTTTGAACAGTTGACCATTCGTGAAGAACGTGAGCGGACCGTCCGGCCGGAGCCGTTTTGGAAGAGGAAGGAGAATCGGAACGTTTACGTCGCCGCCGCGTTGCTGGCCATCGGCTGGACGGCGTCGGCGGCGGGCAGTGGTCGGTTGGCGGTGGCTGCGTATGTCGCTGCGATTGTGATCGGCGGCTACTCGCTATTTCGGGCTGGATTTCGTAACTTGATCCGCTGGCAGTTCGACATGAACACGTTAATGACGATTGCCGTTCTCGGCGCGGCGGCGATCGGGGAATGGCAGGAAGGGGCGGTCGTTGTCATTTTGTTTGCCATTAGCGAAGCGCTCGAGCGCTATTCGATGGAAAACGCGCGGTGGTCGATCGCGTCGTTAATGGAAATGGCGCCGGACGAGGCGACCATCCGGCGCGGCGCCGAGGAAGTGACCGTTCCGGTCGAAGACGTTCGCGTCGGGGATGTGATGATTGTTAAGCCGGGTGGAAAAATTGCTATGGATGGCATCGTCATAAGCGGCGCTTCGACTGTGAATGAAGCAGCGATTACCGGTGAAAGCTTGCCGGTAGAAAAAGCACCGGGGGCTGCGGTGTTCGCCGGGACGCTTAACGGGGAAGGGTTCCTCGAAGTCGAAGTAACGAAGCGGGCGGATGAGACGACAGTGGCGAAAATGATCGATCTCGTCGAAGAGGCGCAAGCGGAGCGGGCCCCTTCGCAGGCGTTCGTCGACCGGTTTGCGCGCTATTATACGCCGTTTATTATCGCGGTTGCGCTTCTGATCGCCGTCGTGCCGCCGCTCGTGATGGACGGGGCATGGCTTGATTGGGTGTATCGCGGGCTCGCGGTGTTGGTGATCGGCTGTCCGTGTGCGCTCGTCATCTCCACCCCGGTGGCGATTGTCACCGCCATCGGAAACGCGGCCCGGCGCGGCGTGCTCATCAAAGGCGGCGCGCATCTTGAACAAATCGGCCGGCTGCGGGCGGTGGCCTTGGATAAAACGGGGACGTTGACGAAAGGGAAACCGGCCGTGACCGATGTCATCGTGTATGAAGGAACACGCGAGCAGCTGCTGGCCATCGCCGCCGCCATCGAAAAACGGTCGCAGCACCCTTTGGCTTCAGCCATCGTCCGTCGGGCGGAAGAAGAGGGGACGCCGTTTCTCGACGTGCCGGTTGGCGAGTTTCAGTCATTGACCGGCCAAGGGGTGAAGGCTGTTGTCGGAAGCGAAACATACTACATCGGCAGCCCCGCCTTGCTCACCGGCTTGATCGGGGAGTTGCCGGGTGAAGCGGAACAACAAATCGCTGTGTTCCGCAGCGAAGGAAAAACGGTGATGGCCGTTGGCACCGCCAACCGGCTGTTGGGGCTTGTCGCTGCGGCCGATCCATTGCGGCCGTCCGCTCCGGATACGATCGCGGCATTGCGGCGCCTTGGCGTGGCGGAAATCGCGATGGTGACAGGCGACCACAGGCAAACGGCACAGGCCATCGGCCGCCAAGCGGGCGTATCGGACGTTCGCGCCGGGCTGCTTCCCGAAGAGAAGCTGGCGGCGATCCGCGAGTTGAAACAACGTTGCGGCATAACCGCCATGGTCGGCGACGGGGTGAATGACGCTCCTGCCTTGGCCGCGGCCGATGTCGGCGTGGCGATGGGCGGGGCGGGGACCGACACCGCCTTGGAAACGGCTGATGTCGTGCTGATGGCCGATGACTTGCGCCAGCTTCCGTACACGATCCACCTTGGGCGCCGAACGCTTGCCATCGTTAAACAAAACATCGCCATCGCCTTAGGGTTCAAAGTGTTGGCACTCGTGGCTGCCGTCCCAGGCTGGCTCACCCTTTGGCTTGCGGTGTTCGCCGACATGGGGGCGACGCTGCTCGTGACGCTCAACAGCATGCGCCTGTTGCGGGTGAAGGGTTAG
- a CDS encoding Ger(x)C family spore germination protein gives MTKRLLAPLLAAVLLSGCWGARNIDHIVYIHAVGIDYQDGKFVLYVQLVSFSGLAKVEAGGAREQAVLSVGKATAETFDLAAHKIYQSIQQMVSWGHVKSIVFTKRALQPHVIRNTIDLLTRYNEIRHTIWVYATDEPLEQLFRATPLLLTSSYYSLLSNPEELFRQSSFIRPIRLNRFIAHLDEPAMTARLPYLGLTKTSWTEDEKNKTMLQLQGVCFLHHYKLQACARFPEAKGIRWVEQDIHRTPLAIRKEGKIAATLIIRSPHAEWTLKRDNGKYTAHLHVRIDGNIIEEANDSLSRNELVRLAKQTVKQEIRRTYQWGASRGIDTLNLSAVFHRNALHEWRRLSVNGTIPLNDRFLPSISVDLIIRSGGKEKADYRVGD, from the coding sequence ATGACTAAGCGGTTGCTGGCGCCCCTCCTCGCAGCGGTTTTGCTCAGCGGCTGCTGGGGAGCGCGCAACATTGACCATATCGTTTACATTCATGCGGTTGGCATCGATTATCAAGACGGAAAATTCGTTTTATACGTTCAGCTTGTCAGTTTCAGCGGCTTGGCCAAAGTCGAAGCCGGGGGAGCGAGAGAACAAGCAGTTCTTTCAGTCGGCAAGGCGACAGCGGAAACGTTTGATCTTGCCGCCCATAAAATTTATCAATCCATCCAGCAAATGGTTTCCTGGGGGCACGTGAAAAGCATCGTCTTCACCAAACGGGCGTTGCAGCCGCACGTGATCCGAAACACTATTGACTTATTAACCCGGTATAACGAAATTCGCCATACGATTTGGGTGTATGCCACTGATGAGCCGTTAGAGCAATTGTTTCGGGCCACACCGCTGTTGCTTACCTCTTCGTATTACTCGCTGTTATCGAACCCGGAGGAGCTTTTTCGACAAAGCTCGTTTATCCGCCCGATTCGCTTGAACCGGTTTATCGCCCATCTTGACGAGCCAGCCATGACCGCCCGCCTCCCTTATTTGGGACTGACCAAAACATCATGGACGGAAGACGAAAAAAACAAAACGATGTTGCAGCTCCAAGGTGTTTGCTTTTTGCATCATTACAAGCTGCAGGCATGCGCCCGCTTTCCTGAGGCGAAAGGAATCCGCTGGGTTGAACAAGATATTCACCGCACCCCTCTCGCCATTCGGAAAGAAGGGAAAATAGCGGCTACGCTTATTATTCGCAGCCCGCATGCCGAGTGGACGCTAAAACGTGACAACGGCAAATACACCGCCCATTTACACGTTCGAATTGATGGGAACATTATAGAAGAAGCGAATGACTCATTGTCCCGGAACGAGCTCGTCCGGCTCGCAAAACAAACCGTCAAACAGGAAATACGGCGCACTTATCAGTGGGGGGCGTCCCGGGGGATCGATACGCTCAATCTCTCCGCCGTTTTCCACCGGAACGCCTTACACGAATGGCGGCGCTTATCGGTCAATGGAACCATTCCGCTGAACGATAGGTTTCTCCCTTCCATCTCTGTAGATCTTATAATCCGTTCAGGTGGAAAAGAAAAAGCCGACTACCGCGTAGGGGATTGA
- a CDS encoding spore germination protein → MPTSMRAAGQKRVTDDHTGLETIVISEEALRAMYEKCDDVIITEAAVQSTITDGDMGAVRLFFLYCEELCDTQMLQKAVYPMLRDMCRRCSCRSTADIETCKPATLEYIGKEVRIDDLNFRLFSGDLLIYFEEAGALYAMAIASPPNRDPEEPNTEVSIRGPKDGFIEEISKNVALIRKRIRSHRLVYESFIIGTRSQTKVGLLYIDDIAHADVIGEMRHRLTNLYVDSVTSTNQIEHWISDHRFSIFPLFGYTGRPDFAVTSLLNGRFVILVDGSPTALIGPGNLTFLLNTSEDNHTFFLFVVFQRLIRLVGTSVSILLPGGWMALTTFHQDQLPFTLLATLVLSRQGVPLPVSLEMFIMVILFEVFKEAGMRLPLAIGQTLSVVGGLIIGQAAINAGLTSPATLVVVAISIISSFMLVNQNLSGTATLLRFFVLICSSFLGLFGFMFSSFLVLAYAANLQTCGVPYVAPLMPASKEAGKVVVSSTWKQFRTRARILHPNDSTPRGEKGE, encoded by the coding sequence ATGCCGACATCGATGCGAGCAGCCGGACAAAAACGGGTAACCGACGATCATACGGGGTTAGAAACTATTGTCATTTCTGAGGAAGCGTTGCGGGCGATGTATGAAAAATGCGATGATGTCATCATCACTGAGGCTGCGGTTCAGTCCACTATAACTGACGGGGATATGGGCGCTGTTCGGCTGTTCTTTCTGTATTGTGAAGAACTATGCGATACACAAATGCTGCAAAAAGCCGTTTATCCGATGCTTCGTGACATGTGCAGACGATGTTCGTGCCGCTCGACAGCCGACATTGAAACGTGTAAACCGGCAACGCTCGAATATATAGGAAAAGAAGTGCGAATCGATGATCTAAACTTCCGGCTGTTTAGCGGCGATTTGCTCATTTATTTCGAAGAGGCGGGCGCGTTATATGCCATGGCCATCGCCAGCCCGCCAAACCGTGATCCGGAAGAACCGAATACAGAAGTATCGATCCGCGGCCCGAAAGACGGGTTTATTGAAGAAATCAGCAAAAATGTCGCGTTAATTCGGAAGCGAATCCGTTCGCACCGTCTCGTTTACGAATCGTTTATTATCGGCACGCGCAGCCAGACAAAAGTAGGGCTGCTCTATATCGACGATATTGCCCATGCCGATGTGATCGGTGAAATGAGACATCGTTTAACGAATTTATATGTAGATTCCGTGACAAGCACAAACCAAATCGAGCATTGGATTTCCGATCATCGGTTTTCGATCTTCCCTTTGTTCGGATATACCGGAAGGCCGGATTTCGCTGTCACTTCGCTTCTTAACGGGCGGTTTGTGATATTGGTTGACGGATCGCCGACCGCTTTAATCGGCCCGGGCAATTTGACGTTTTTATTGAATACTTCCGAAGACAATCATACATTTTTCTTGTTTGTCGTTTTTCAACGTTTGATCCGTCTCGTCGGCACGTCAGTGTCCATTTTGCTCCCGGGTGGATGGATGGCCTTAACGACATTCCATCAAGACCAGCTCCCGTTTACATTGTTAGCAACGCTTGTCCTTTCCCGGCAAGGGGTGCCGCTTCCTGTATCTTTGGAAATGTTTATCATGGTGATTTTATTTGAAGTGTTTAAAGAAGCGGGAATGCGCCTGCCTCTTGCAATTGGACAGACGTTGTCAGTCGTCGGCGGTCTGATTATCGGCCAGGCGGCCATTAACGCCGGGCTCACTTCGCCGGCGACGCTTGTGGTCGTCGCGATTTCCATTATTTCTTCCTTTATGCTTGTCAACCAAAACTTATCGGGCACTGCTACCTTATTGCGGTTTTTCGTTCTAATTTGTTCCTCGTTCCTTGGATTGTTTGGATTTATGTTTTCGTCTTTTTTAGTCTTGGCGTATGCCGCCAATTTGCAAACATGCGGTGTTCCTTATGTCGCTCCCTTGATGCCCGCCTCGAAAGAAGCCGGAAAAGTTGTTGTGTCAAGCACGTGGAAGCAGTTTCGCACACGCGCCCGCATATTGCATCCGAACGACTCGACACCGAGAGGGGAAAAAGGCGAATGA
- a CDS encoding GerAB/ArcD/ProY family transporter: MNGQPLNVIQLLSVIMLSTGLMNHVLVIPILLEASHRDAWIAAAADLLILPIWLLLLYFVIKQTNGQPLFEWLSTQFSPIIAYAVAFISTIFLLVHSFVTLFDTVTFTTTSYLPATPRWALIVAITGLCFYSAYRGIQSIANVSLILLSFVTVFGFFVMLSTMQHKDHSLLKPMLEHGWMPVLHGMAYAGAGYTEVIMLLFITHRLPNTFSWKSLLMIAIFTGSLSIGPTIGAITEFGPEQATRLRYPAFEQWRLVNLGTYIEHVDFLSVHQWLSGAFIRISLFTALIVELFPIQHRETRRWVLMVVYLAIISAALVPIGDDQFFHFVKHWVLPSSLVFSLSLSVLLSLLGVFSHLQQKRRSS; the protein is encoded by the coding sequence ATGAACGGGCAGCCGCTGAACGTTATACAACTACTAAGTGTGATTATGCTTTCCACCGGCCTGATGAATCACGTTCTTGTTATTCCCATCTTGCTTGAAGCATCGCATCGGGACGCATGGATCGCCGCTGCGGCCGATTTGCTTATTCTCCCTATCTGGCTGCTTCTTCTTTATTTTGTCATTAAACAGACCAACGGTCAGCCGCTGTTCGAGTGGCTGAGCACCCAATTCTCGCCCATCATTGCTTATGCGGTTGCTTTCATTAGCACCATCTTTTTATTGGTGCATAGTTTTGTCACTTTATTTGATACTGTCACCTTTACAACGACATCTTATTTGCCGGCGACGCCACGATGGGCGCTGATTGTTGCCATCACCGGCCTTTGTTTTTATAGCGCTTACCGCGGCATCCAATCCATTGCAAATGTTTCGCTTATCCTGTTGTCATTTGTCACCGTGTTTGGATTTTTTGTTATGTTATCCACTATGCAGCATAAAGATCATTCTTTGTTAAAACCTATGCTTGAACACGGGTGGATGCCTGTTCTGCACGGCATGGCATACGCCGGGGCCGGCTACACGGAAGTGATTATGCTTTTGTTCATCACCCACCGGCTGCCGAACACATTTTCATGGAAATCGCTTCTTATGATCGCCATCTTTACAGGCAGTTTGAGCATCGGGCCGACGATCGGCGCTATTACGGAGTTCGGCCCTGAGCAAGCTACACGCCTTCGCTATCCGGCTTTTGAACAATGGAGGTTGGTTAACTTAGGGACATACATCGAACATGTCGATTTTTTATCCGTCCATCAATGGCTGTCTGGAGCTTTCATTCGCATTTCACTATTTACAGCGCTCATTGTCGAGCTGTTTCCAATTCAACATCGAGAAACGCGCCGGTGGGTATTGATGGTCGTTTATCTCGCCATTATATCGGCAGCGCTCGTTCCGATCGGGGATGATCAATTTTTCCACTTCGTTAAGCATTGGGTTTTGCCGTCATCGCTTGTTTTCTCTCTTTCCCTTTCGGTTTTGCTCAGCCTATTAGGGGTATTTTCCCATCTCCAGCAGAAAAGGAGGTCGTCATAA
- a CDS encoding metal-sulfur cluster assembly factor: MDVRELAIQQLKTVIDPELGINVVDLGLIYDLQIENGHIDVLMTLTTPGCPLHDSIAGGVKRALEQIDGVRDVRVQVTWNPPWTPERMSEEALRQLGYFA; the protein is encoded by the coding sequence ATGGATGTCCGCGAACTTGCCATTCAACAGCTGAAAACGGTCATAGATCCGGAGCTTGGCATTAACGTTGTCGATTTAGGATTAATTTATGACTTGCAAATTGAAAATGGCCATATCGATGTGCTCATGACGCTCACCACTCCCGGCTGCCCGCTTCACGACTCGATCGCCGGCGGCGTCAAACGGGCGCTCGAGCAAATCGACGGCGTCCGCGATGTACGCGTCCAAGTGACATGGAACCCGCCTTGGACGCCGGAACGGATGAGCGAAGAAGCGCTCCGGCAGCTTGGCTATTTTGCCTGA
- a CDS encoding membrane protein, which yields MSNVFPTRTGTETDVRLPFSFIMFAVLAFAVSQLMLLWAVPALSGGTFRLPLVWAAAHLGLLGFALMTAMGAMYQLVPVAFLTPIWSERLGFWQFAVTATGIVAFAVSLAVAPNQAFLPGLLLLLGIVLFVWQMAMTLRKQETKNVMTLFVATSLLFLLLTAAAGGMLAFHFFAATGANSHESVFGLHVLFGLCGWFTLLIMGFSYKMAPMFSLAHGFSLRPARYVYALYTGGIAVAFASLFSPNKAGLAVGAALLMGGFAVFAWHIRAILQKRMKKTLDRPFQFSVTAVAIGLALHAAAVIAIIAGSGRWLGIILYLSTIGWIGFSIIGYLFKIVPFLWWTHRYSEKVGQQNVPTLKQMMNERAITIQCRLWLAALALAAVALAVASVPLLAIAQVLLAGLSVAFAGTILAVFRK from the coding sequence ATGAGCAACGTGTTTCCTACTCGCACGGGAACGGAAACAGACGTCCGTCTGCCGTTTTCGTTTATCATGTTCGCCGTGTTAGCGTTCGCCGTCTCGCAACTTATGCTGCTTTGGGCCGTTCCTGCCCTTAGCGGCGGCACGTTCCGGCTGCCGCTCGTCTGGGCGGCGGCCCACCTCGGCCTGCTCGGGTTCGCCTTAATGACGGCCATGGGGGCGATGTATCAACTCGTTCCCGTCGCCTTTTTGACGCCGATTTGGAGCGAGCGGCTCGGCTTTTGGCAATTTGCCGTGACAGCAACCGGCATTGTCGCGTTTGCCGTAAGCCTGGCGGTGGCGCCCAACCAGGCGTTTCTTCCCGGCTTGCTGCTTTTGCTTGGCATCGTTTTGTTCGTCTGGCAAATGGCGATGACGTTGAGAAAGCAAGAAACGAAAAACGTCATGACGCTCTTTGTCGCCACATCGCTGTTGTTTTTGCTGCTGACGGCAGCCGCCGGGGGGATGCTGGCGTTTCACTTTTTTGCCGCTACAGGCGCCAACAGCCACGAATCGGTGTTCGGGCTGCATGTGCTGTTTGGGCTGTGCGGTTGGTTTACGCTGCTTATCATGGGCTTTTCATACAAAATGGCGCCGATGTTTTCGCTCGCCCACGGCTTTTCGCTGCGGCCGGCGCGCTACGTCTATGCGCTGTACACCGGCGGGATTGCGGTGGCGTTCGCCAGCCTATTCTCGCCAAACAAGGCAGGGCTTGCGGTCGGTGCCGCTTTGCTCATGGGCGGATTCGCCGTTTTCGCCTGGCATATCCGCGCCATTTTGCAAAAGCGAATGAAAAAAACGCTTGACCGTCCGTTTCAATTTTCCGTGACGGCGGTGGCCATCGGCCTTGCGCTGCACGCGGCCGCCGTCATCGCCATCATAGCCGGCAGCGGACGGTGGCTTGGCATCATCCTCTATCTTTCTACAATCGGCTGGATCGGCTTTAGCATCATCGGCTATTTGTTTAAAATCGTGCCGTTTTTATGGTGGACGCATCGTTACAGCGAAAAAGTCGGCCAACAAAACGTGCCGACGTTAAAACAAATGATGAACGAGCGGGCCATCACCATTCAATGCCGCCTATGGCTCGCCGCCTTGGCGCTGGCGGCTGTGGCGCTGGCTGTCGCCAGCGTGCCGCTGTTGGCCATCGCTCAAGTATTGTTAGCTGGATTAAGCGTTGCTTTTGCCGGAACGATTTTAGCGGTCTTTCGAAAATAA
- a CDS encoding DUF2249 domain-containing protein: protein MILDNRGLEPPQPMMRTLAALAKLNQGETLTIINDRRPMFLYEQLDELGYRHETFAREDGSFEIRITKG from the coding sequence ATGATCCTAGACAACCGCGGATTGGAGCCGCCGCAACCGATGATGCGGACGCTTGCCGCCCTCGCGAAACTCAATCAAGGTGAAACGTTGACGATCATCAACGACCGCCGCCCGATGTTTTTGTACGAACAGCTCGATGAGCTCGGCTACCGGCACGAAACGTTCGCACGCGAAGACGGCAGCTTCGAAATTCGAATTACGAAAGGATGA
- a CDS encoding DUF2249 domain-containing protein gives MAVTIELDVREDLRQKREPFEKIMNAIKPLQPGDTFILHAPFKPLPLFPIMKAKGFTYEAEQIEKKHWKVTFTKQGGDK, from the coding sequence ATGGCTGTCACGATCGAACTCGATGTGCGCGAAGACTTGCGGCAAAAACGGGAACCGTTTGAAAAGATTATGAACGCCATTAAGCCGCTGCAGCCGGGCGATACGTTCATTTTGCATGCCCCGTTCAAGCCGCTGCCGCTGTTTCCGATTATGAAAGCGAAAGGATTTACGTACGAGGCCGAACAAATCGAGAAAAAACATTGGAAAGTGACGTTCACCAAACAGGGGGGAGACAAATGA